One Skermanella pratensis genomic window, ATGGGCGCCCTGATCCTGGGCGCCCGCTATATCGCGGAGAAGAAGGCGAAGCCGGAGGAGACGGCGAAAAAGTAGCGTTGCTGTCAGTGGCTCGGCATGGCGAAGCGCATGAGGCTGTAGACGGTCACGACCAGTCCCGTCAGCGCGACATACATGTGCCAGTAGCTCGGCAGATGCTTCATGGACAACTGCACCTCGAGGACGCCCTTGCCCATGGTCTTCATCTCGGACTTGATCTCACCGACATCCTTCTCGAGCACCGAGATGCGCGAATCCATCTGCTCGAAACGGCGATCCATCCGCCCTCCGAGCTCCTGGATCGCGGCGAGGATTGCTTCACGCTCGCTGCTGGGAATCTTGCCGAAGGTTCCGCCAGTCATCATCAGCCCCGCCATCGTATTCCAGGTCCGGCACTTCCACCGTCCCCAAAAAGTAGCATGGTGTGGCGGAGCGCTCCAGAAAACATTCCGGATCATCGGGAATGACATACTGTCGCATTCCGAGAGCCGCCAGGATATCCACAACCGTCCATGCCGGCCCGTTTTGAAACACTCCGGCGGACCTGAACGTCCCACAAGTAAACAATGACCACAGTCAAAGTCGGGAAAAGACCTCGCAACCCAGCAATTACAAGGTATTCCAGATCACCCAATAACTGGCACGGTGTTTGCTAACTATCACAGGCACAACAAAGCACCGCCCATGATGCGGTGCAATAAACAAGGAAGTAGTGCGGGGAAACGGCCATGACAGCAGCACGGCGGAAAATTTCTGCATCCTGAGCGCATGCCACGCTCCGGAACGTCATGGATCGCCATCCCGGACTGAACTCAAGCCGGTCTGAAGAGCCGGCCAAGGCGGAAACCTGTCGTCCAACGAGATTCCAGCCAACGAATTCCAGGGAGTAAACCATGCCTGACGGTTTGACGCTCAACAAGATCATCGCTCAGAAGGGCATCAGCATCGGCGAAGCGGCGCGCCGGGTCGCGGACTTGGGCTGGACGCCATCCTATGTCCAGGAGGCAATGACCTTCCCGACCGACTACAAGATCTCCAAGGCACCCAAGGACCCCATGAAGCAGGTCCTGCGGTCGTACTTCCCCATGCAGGAAGAGAAGGACAACAGGGTTTACGGCGCGCTCGACGCGGCGCTGCGCGGCGACATGTTCCGCAACGTGGAGCCCCGCTGGGTCGAATGGATGAAGCTGTTCCTGGCGATCATCCCCTTCCCCGAGATCTCGGCCGCGCGCTCCATGGCGATGGTCGGCCGGCTGGCGCCGGGTGATGACCTGCGCACCGGGTTCACCATGCAGATGGTCGACGAGTTCCGGCACTCGACCATCCAGATGAACCTGAAGAAGTGGTACATGGAGAACTACATCGACCCGGCCGGGTTCGACATCACCGAAGCGGCGTTCGGCAAGTGCTACGCCACCACCATCGGCCGGCAGTTCGGCGAAGCCTTCGTGACCGGCGACGCGATCACCGCCGCCAATATCTACCTGACCGTCGTCGCCGAGACGGCCTTCACCAACACCCTGTTCGTCGCGATGCCGTCGGAGGCGGCCCGCAACGGCGACTACGCCCTGCCGACCGTGTTCCTGTCGGTCCAGTCGGACGAGAGCCGCCACATCGGCAACGGCCACTCGCTGCTGATGTCGATCCTCAACAACCCCGACAACCACCAGCTCCTGGAACGCGACCTCAAATACGCGTTCTGGCAGAACCACGCGATCGTCGACGCCGCCATCGGCACCATCATCGAGTACGGCACGACCAACCGCGACAAGAACAAGGAGAGCTACGCGGAGCTGTGGCACCGCTGGATCTTCGAGGACTACTACCGGACCTACATGCTGCCGCTGGAGAAGTACGGCATCAAGATCCACCACGACGACGTCCACGAAGCCTTCGACCGGATC contains:
- a CDS encoding aromatic/alkene/methane monooxygenase hydroxylase/oxygenase subunit alpha gives rise to the protein MPDGLTLNKIIAQKGISIGEAARRVADLGWTPSYVQEAMTFPTDYKISKAPKDPMKQVLRSYFPMQEEKDNRVYGALDAALRGDMFRNVEPRWVEWMKLFLAIIPFPEISAARSMAMVGRLAPGDDLRTGFTMQMVDEFRHSTIQMNLKKWYMENYIDPAGFDITEAAFGKCYATTIGRQFGEAFVTGDAITAANIYLTVVAETAFTNTLFVAMPSEAARNGDYALPTVFLSVQSDESRHIGNGHSLLMSILNNPDNHQLLERDLKYAFWQNHAIVDAAIGTIIEYGTTNRDKNKESYAELWHRWIFEDYYRTYMLPLEKYGIKIHHDDVHEAFDRIVKKNYVHKVAQFFSAGWWANFWRIEAMTERDFEWFEHKYPGWYDEFGAWWENYAKLSKPGNPPITFVDTGYVYPHRCWSNLVPCLIREDMVVDEVDGQIYTYGHEVDRWTHKVAFQGEYEGRPTPAMGRFSGHREWESMYHGWDLADAIKDMGFVRPDGKTLIAQPHLSFDEKDMWTLDHVRGYEIKSPLITLREMTPEQREKHIAEYKKGFKVHRV